A region from the Cystobacter ferrugineus genome encodes:
- a CDS encoding MFS transporter, whose product MGTTATDAMAAGTRAVPAHMSRRLLWTLTVATVFAVGNIYYSQPLLGEIAQSFRQSASSTGTIPMLSQLGYVAGLLFLAPLGDVLEKRGLLVVLLVSAGLALLAAGIAPTFPLFLTACLGIGLTAVLVQILIPFVAVLSTPAERGRNLGTVLSAALIGVLVSRTLSGFVGAHLGWRGVFFVASATMFALAVLLRLGLPRHEPPTRLSYPRLLHSVWSLFRDLPELRAIALTGALMYAALSAFWASLAFYLESDAFRMGPETAGMFGLIGAAGALAANLTGRNVERIGARRLVRGSILLMLLAWMVFAGLGATWAGLITGVLLLDLGAQAATVSNQTALYHIHPEAQTRLNTIYKVFYYAGGACGSWLSTAAWEHFAWRGVCAVGAMFLLLAFAWERLRLAARAMTATPAPLR is encoded by the coding sequence ATGGGAACAACCGCCACCGACGCCATGGCCGCCGGCACGCGAGCCGTTCCGGCCCACATGAGCCGCCGGCTGCTCTGGACGCTCACCGTGGCGACCGTCTTCGCGGTGGGTAACATCTACTACTCCCAGCCGCTGCTCGGGGAGATCGCCCAGTCCTTCCGGCAATCGGCGTCGAGCACCGGCACCATCCCGATGCTCAGTCAGCTCGGCTACGTGGCCGGCCTGCTCTTCCTCGCCCCGCTCGGCGACGTGCTCGAGAAGCGCGGACTGCTGGTGGTGCTGCTCGTTTCCGCCGGGCTCGCGCTCCTGGCCGCTGGCATCGCGCCCACGTTCCCGCTCTTTCTCACGGCGTGCCTCGGGATCGGCCTCACCGCGGTGCTGGTGCAGATCCTGATCCCCTTCGTGGCGGTGTTGAGCACGCCCGCGGAACGCGGCCGCAACCTCGGCACGGTGTTGAGCGCGGCGCTGATCGGCGTGCTCGTTTCACGCACCCTCTCGGGCTTCGTGGGCGCGCACCTGGGTTGGCGTGGAGTGTTCTTCGTGGCCTCCGCAACCATGTTCGCACTCGCGGTGCTGCTGCGGCTCGGGCTGCCACGCCACGAGCCGCCCACGCGCCTGTCGTATCCGCGGCTGCTCCACTCGGTGTGGAGCCTCTTTCGCGACCTGCCCGAGCTGCGCGCGATCGCCCTGACTGGCGCGCTGATGTACGCCGCGCTCTCGGCGTTCTGGGCCTCGCTCGCCTTCTATCTGGAGAGCGATGCCTTCCGGATGGGCCCGGAGACGGCGGGCATGTTCGGTCTGATCGGCGCGGCCGGGGCGCTCGCCGCCAACCTGACCGGCCGCAACGTGGAGCGCATCGGTGCCCGGAGGCTCGTGCGGGGAAGCATCCTGCTGATGCTGCTCGCCTGGATGGTGTTCGCGGGCCTGGGCGCCACGTGGGCGGGGCTCATCACCGGCGTGCTCCTGCTGGATCTCGGCGCGCAGGCGGCGACGGTCTCGAACCAGACCGCGCTCTACCACATCCACCCGGAAGCACAGACACGGCTCAATACCATCTACAAAGTCTTTTATTACGCTGGCGGAGCGTGCGGCTCCTGGCTCAGCACGGCCGCATGGGAGCATTTCGCGTGGCGCGGCGTCTGCGCGGTGGGTGCGATGTTCCTGCTGCTCGCTTTCGCGTGGGAGCGCTTGCGGCTCGCGGCGCGCGCGATGACCGCCACGCCGGCGCCCCTTCGATGA
- a CDS encoding LysR family transcriptional regulator — MELRHLRYFVAVAEELSFTRAARRLHIAQPPLSQQIRALEEELGCELFERSGRAVLLTRAGKELLPEARQLLESAERLRARAALRARGEQGSLSIALVTSFATPRFAAMLRQFQRRCPGVQLSLGDHSSSWQLEALTRGELDAGFLRPPARMPAQLEALVVRREPMRLAVPSAHPLAKQGTASWRDLAGEPLILVEPGVTLADYYSAFFEHCRQAGVELTVRQYTGNVATQVWLVSAGLGIAPLPNVPDLEHHPGVTLIDLPRDAPVGEIVLAWRRSDTSPTLQRFIAVAKASFGPPRGDPGT; from the coding sequence GTGGAGCTACGACACCTGCGGTACTTCGTGGCCGTGGCCGAGGAACTGAGCTTCACGCGGGCGGCCCGCCGCCTGCACATCGCACAGCCGCCGCTCAGCCAGCAGATCCGTGCCCTGGAGGAGGAGCTGGGATGCGAACTCTTCGAACGCTCCGGCCGGGCCGTGCTGCTCACCCGTGCCGGCAAGGAACTGCTGCCCGAGGCGCGGCAACTCCTCGAGAGCGCCGAGCGGCTGCGTGCGCGAGCGGCGCTGCGGGCGCGGGGAGAGCAGGGGTCGCTTTCGATCGCGCTCGTGACCTCGTTCGCGACGCCGAGGTTCGCGGCCATGTTGCGCCAGTTCCAGCGACGCTGCCCCGGTGTCCAGTTGTCCCTGGGCGATCACTCCTCCTCCTGGCAGCTCGAGGCCCTGACCCGCGGCGAGCTCGACGCCGGCTTCCTGCGTCCACCCGCGCGGATGCCCGCCCAGCTCGAGGCCCTCGTCGTCCGCCGCGAGCCGATGCGCCTGGCGGTTCCCTCGGCCCACCCGCTGGCGAAGCAGGGGACGGCGAGCTGGCGCGACCTGGCGGGCGAGCCGTTGATCCTCGTGGAGCCCGGCGTCACCCTGGCGGATTACTACAGCGCGTTCTTCGAGCACTGCCGACAGGCCGGTGTCGAACTCACGGTGCGTCAGTACACGGGCAATGTCGCCACGCAGGTGTGGCTGGTCTCCGCGGGACTCGGTATCGCCCCACTGCCCAACGTGCCCGACCTCGAGCACCACCCCGGCGTCACGCTCATCGACCTGCCGCGCGATGCACCCGTGGGAGAGATTGTCCTCGCCTGGCGCCGCTCGGACACCTCTCCCACCTTGCAGCGCTTCATCGCCGTCGCGAAGGCGTCATTCGGGCCGCCACGGGGCGACCCGGGGACCTGA